A stretch of the Victivallis lenta genome encodes the following:
- a CDS encoding Nif3-like dinuclear metal center hexameric protein: MKRNELVEELDRTLNVAAFPGDASNNGLQIEGSPEVKRILFGVDGCLALFEHAAAGHFDFVFVHHGISWGGEPRRFTGIHAERFRVMFGNNISLYGVHLPLDAHPELGNNARLAELAELTRLEPFCNYHGYDIGFLGHTKKLVKAAELEKELGTKLKAKPRLIADDERILKRIAVVSGGGGMDALEQAAAAGADLLITGELEHVMYHPAYELRMPVLALGHYATETLGPRAVMEYIGRKFDVACEFADFPTSL, translated from the coding sequence ATGAAACGAAACGAACTGGTCGAGGAACTCGACCGTACCCTGAATGTGGCCGCCTTCCCGGGCGATGCTTCAAACAACGGACTCCAGATCGAAGGCTCGCCGGAAGTGAAACGCATTCTTTTCGGCGTGGACGGCTGCCTGGCGCTGTTCGAACACGCCGCCGCCGGGCATTTCGATTTTGTCTTCGTTCATCACGGTATTTCCTGGGGCGGGGAACCGCGCCGTTTCACCGGCATTCACGCCGAACGGTTCCGGGTCATGTTCGGAAACAATATCAGCCTGTACGGGGTACACCTGCCGCTCGATGCCCATCCGGAGCTCGGCAACAATGCGCGGCTGGCAGAGCTGGCCGAACTGACCCGGCTTGAACCATTCTGCAATTACCACGGTTACGACATCGGCTTTCTCGGCCACACGAAAAAGCTCGTCAAAGCCGCCGAACTTGAAAAAGAGCTCGGCACGAAGCTGAAAGCCAAACCGCGCCTGATCGCCGACGACGAACGCATTCTGAAACGGATCGCCGTGGTTTCCGGGGGCGGCGGCATGGATGCGCTGGAACAGGCTGCCGCCGCCGGTGCCGACCTGCTGATCACGGGAGAACTTGAACACGTCATGTACCATCCTGCCTACGAGCTTCGAATGCCAGTGCTTGCGCTCGGCCATTACGCAACGGAAACACTCGGTCCCCGAGCCGTCATGGAGTACATCGGCAGAAAGTTCGATGTCGCCTGTGAATTCGCCGACTTTCCGACCTCCCTCTGA
- the lpxA gene encoding acyl-ACP--UDP-N-acetylglucosamine O-acyltransferase — translation MTDIHPTAVVSPKAQIGVGVHIGPYSVVEDDCVIGDDCRIDSHVKIARYTTLGPRCRVYLGALIGEEPQDHRFQPGTVAWTTVGADTTIREYVTIHRSPFPERYTRIGSGTLLMSFVHVGHDAQIGDRVTVANQTAVSGHVIIEDMAVLSGYILIHQFCRIGKLAMVGARTIIRQDIPPFCMLAENECVCGPNVIGLRRAGYDSFARMAIRRAIKTYFFKGLNATNALAEIEKTPDLLPEVRHFVQFIRSTERGIMPGDPELIALGIRGVDEEKE, via the coding sequence ATGACGGACATCCATCCGACCGCAGTAGTCAGCCCGAAGGCGCAGATCGGCGTCGGCGTGCATATCGGGCCGTATTCGGTCGTCGAGGACGATTGCGTGATCGGCGATGACTGCCGGATCGATTCCCACGTGAAGATCGCGCGGTATACGACGCTCGGGCCGCGCTGCCGGGTCTATCTTGGAGCTCTGATCGGCGAGGAGCCGCAGGACCACCGTTTCCAGCCGGGAACCGTGGCGTGGACCACGGTCGGCGCCGACACGACGATCCGGGAATATGTCACGATTCACCGTTCGCCGTTCCCCGAGCGCTACACGCGGATCGGCAGCGGGACGCTGCTGATGTCCTTCGTCCATGTCGGACACGATGCGCAGATCGGGGACCGGGTGACCGTTGCGAACCAGACGGCGGTCTCCGGGCATGTCATCATCGAGGATATGGCGGTGCTTTCCGGCTATATTCTGATTCATCAGTTCTGCCGGATCGGAAAACTGGCAATGGTCGGCGCGCGCACGATCATCCGGCAGGACATCCCGCCGTTCTGCATGCTGGCGGAAAATGAATGCGTCTGCGGTCCGAACGTGATCGGGCTGCGGCGCGCCGGATATGACAGCTTTGCGCGCATGGCGATCCGGCGCGCGATCAAAACCTATTTCTTCAAGGGGCTGAACGCGACAAACGCGCTGGCTGAAATCGAAAAGACGCCGGATCTGCTGCCGGAGGTCCGGCATTTTGTGCAGTTTATCCGCAGTACGGAACGCGGCATCATGCCGGGCGACCCCGAATTGATCGCGCTCGGCATCCGCGGCGTGGATGAGGAGAAGGAATGA
- a CDS encoding carbohydrate-binding family 9-like protein → MGYLIHRAGRTPALDAGFDSGEWSGCRTLNVDVFRPEGSGHRPETRFRLQYDREGLYGLFSVRDRFVRCVARKFQDPVCRDSCVEFFVRPAHGRGYVNFEFSAAGVLLAQHVADCRRRPGTDDVRPLTEREAAGIRIYHSLPGRIEQELAQETCYELGFFLPFSIFAGTHGAPAPVSRTVWSGNVYKCGDDTSHPHWASWRPVRRVNFHEPDCFGDLEFE, encoded by the coding sequence ATGGGCTATCTGATTCACCGGGCCGGGCGGACGCCCGCGCTTGACGCCGGCTTTGATTCCGGCGAGTGGAGCGGCTGCCGGACTTTGAACGTCGATGTGTTCCGCCCCGAGGGCAGCGGCCACCGGCCGGAGACACGCTTCCGGCTTCAATATGACCGCGAGGGGCTGTACGGCCTCTTTTCGGTGCGGGACCGCTTTGTGCGCTGTGTGGCGCGGAAGTTTCAGGACCCGGTCTGCCGTGACAGCTGCGTCGAATTTTTCGTCCGTCCCGCCCACGGGCGCGGCTACGTGAATTTCGAATTCAGTGCGGCGGGCGTTCTGCTGGCCCAGCATGTCGCGGATTGCCGCCGCCGCCCCGGGACGGACGATGTGCGGCCGCTTACGGAACGGGAGGCGGCCGGAATCCGGATATACCACTCCCTGCCCGGGCGGATTGAGCAGGAGCTGGCGCAGGAGACCTGTTATGAGCTCGGCTTCTTCCTGCCGTTTTCGATTTTCGCCGGCACGCACGGCGCTCCGGCGCCCGTGTCGCGGACGGTCTGGAGCGGGAACGTCTACAAGTGCGGCGACGATACGAGCCATCCGCACTGGGCATCCTGGCGGCCGGTCAGGCGGGTCAATTTTCACGAACCCGACTGTTTTGGCGATCTGGAGTTCGAATGA
- the pyrH gene encoding UMP kinase — protein MNEKFRFNRVLLKLSGEALKGAQEHGYDADAVRSVVERVKSVVDQGVEVALVVGAGNIWRGVMGRSGGMDRVNADYMGMLATVMNALCLRDFFRAAGIQAVVQCSIGMEPIAPRFNRDEAIRALEAGKIVIFAGGTGSPFFTTDTTSALRALETDCDAVLKATKVDGVYTADPFKDPAATRYAELSFDEALARQLKVMDSTAFSMCRDNDLPIIVFNFSDPDSLERILSGDTEAGTIVS, from the coding sequence ATGAATGAAAAATTCCGATTCAACCGGGTATTGCTGAAGCTCAGCGGAGAAGCGCTGAAGGGCGCGCAGGAGCATGGGTACGACGCCGACGCGGTCCGTTCCGTGGTCGAGCGGGTCAAGTCGGTCGTCGACCAGGGCGTGGAGGTCGCGCTCGTGGTCGGGGCCGGGAACATCTGGCGCGGCGTTATGGGCAGGAGCGGCGGCATGGACCGGGTCAACGCCGATTATATGGGGATGCTTGCGACGGTGATGAACGCGCTCTGCCTGCGGGACTTCTTTCGGGCGGCCGGCATCCAGGCGGTCGTGCAGTGTTCGATCGGGATGGAGCCGATCGCGCCGCGGTTCAACCGCGACGAGGCGATCCGGGCGCTCGAGGCCGGCAAGATCGTGATCTTCGCCGGCGGCACCGGCAGCCCGTTCTTCACCACCGACACGACCAGCGCGCTGCGGGCGCTCGAAACCGATTGCGACGCTGTGCTGAAGGCGACGAAGGTCGACGGCGTCTACACCGCCGATCCGTTCAAGGACCCGGCGGCGACGCGGTATGCGGAGCTGAGCTTCGACGAGGCGCTGGCGCGCCAGCTGAAAGTCATGGATTCGACTGCGTTTTCGATGTGCCGCGACAACGATTTGCCGATCATCGTCTTCAATTTTTCGGACCCGGACAGCCTCGAACGGATTTTGTCCGGAGATACCGAAGCCGGAACCATCGTAAGCTAG
- a CDS encoding Gfo/Idh/MocA family protein, with the protein MESDKKLKVGVLGVGALGRHHARLYAQSPNAEMVGIFDVQPETAAKVGAEFNLPVFSDWRQLAEKCDALSVAVPANFHAVTAIPLLEMGKHVLVEKPIEADLALAEKMVETARKNNVVLAVGHVERFNPAMDFLEKYAANTRFIEAHRLAQYPPPRPGLPRRGTEVSVVVDLMIHDIDLVLTMVDSEVEHFDVVGIPVLSKTEDIVNARIKFKNGSCASLTASRVSQEPMRRFRVFQEDCYISMDYGKHFGMVLKRNRIGLARKDVNLDEKNALAAELEDFILAVNKSRVTGQLCDAKVPGEAGLRALRLAIAIENEARRYNDQYGFKFAPCTPDELN; encoded by the coding sequence ATGGAAAGCGACAAAAAGCTCAAAGTCGGCGTACTCGGTGTCGGGGCACTCGGCAGGCACCACGCCCGTCTCTATGCCCAAAGCCCGAATGCGGAGATGGTCGGCATCTTCGACGTCCAGCCCGAGACGGCCGCGAAGGTCGGGGCGGAGTTCAATCTGCCGGTTTTTTCCGACTGGCGGCAGCTTGCGGAGAAATGCGATGCCCTCAGCGTGGCGGTTCCGGCCAATTTTCACGCCGTGACGGCGATTCCGCTTCTTGAGATGGGCAAGCACGTCCTCGTGGAAAAACCGATTGAAGCCGATCTTGCCCTCGCCGAAAAGATGGTGGAAACGGCGCGGAAGAACAATGTCGTCCTCGCCGTGGGCCATGTCGAACGCTTCAACCCGGCAATGGATTTTCTGGAAAAATATGCGGCCAACACGCGCTTCATCGAGGCGCACCGCCTTGCGCAATACCCGCCGCCGCGCCCGGGCCTGCCGCGCCGAGGCACCGAAGTCAGCGTCGTCGTCGACCTCATGATCCACGACATCGACCTCGTGCTGACCATGGTCGACTCGGAGGTCGAGCATTTCGATGTGGTCGGCATTCCGGTTCTCAGCAAGACCGAAGATATCGTCAATGCCCGAATCAAATTCAAAAACGGCAGTTGCGCGAGCCTGACCGCAAGCCGGGTCAGCCAGGAGCCGATGCGCCGGTTCCGCGTGTTCCAGGAGGACTGCTATATCTCAATGGACTACGGCAAACATTTCGGCATGGTCCTGAAGCGCAACCGTATCGGACTCGCCCGCAAGGATGTGAACCTCGATGAAAAGAACGCGCTTGCGGCCGAACTCGAAGACTTTATCCTCGCCGTGAACAAAAGCCGGGTCACCGGGCAGCTCTGCGACGCGAAGGTGCCGGGAGAAGCGGGCCTGCGCGCGCTGCGTCTCGCCATCGCGATCGAAAACGAGGCGCGCCGCTACAATGACCAGTACGGATTCAAATTCGCCCCGTGCACGCCGGACGAGCTGAATTGA
- the ispE gene encoding 4-(cytidine 5'-diphospho)-2-C-methyl-D-erythritol kinase, protein MALSIPSRSKINLYLKVLKRRPDRYHELETLFLPLDTPADRVTLDFVDTPGIRVCSSLAGLPENLENLAGRAALAYADMAGIAPAWSIRIEKEIPVAAGMGGGSSNAAAVLRLLNRHYGKLSSEELADLALTLGADVPFFLHGRAAIATGIGEVFHYPAGKLYAPPLLVVNPQFPVSAKWAYMNLDPEQIGEDSSGKLKRLINALRRNDPKGVADNLHNDLAAALYRKFPLLAILRDFLLENGALNAEITGSGPSIFAVCASPAERDELCRSLAGAFRAVTIFVN, encoded by the coding sequence ATGGCACTCTCGATTCCGTCCCGGTCGAAAATCAACCTTTACCTGAAAGTTCTGAAGCGGCGGCCGGACCGCTATCATGAGCTGGAGACGCTGTTTCTGCCGCTCGACACTCCGGCCGACCGGGTTACGCTCGATTTTGTCGACACGCCCGGAATCAGGGTCTGCTCCTCCCTCGCCGGGCTGCCGGAAAATCTCGAAAATCTGGCCGGGCGGGCCGCACTGGCCTATGCCGACATGGCCGGAATCGCCCCGGCCTGGTCGATCCGGATCGAAAAAGAGATTCCGGTCGCGGCCGGCATGGGCGGCGGCAGCTCGAACGCCGCCGCCGTGCTTCGGCTGCTGAACCGGCATTACGGAAAACTGTCGAGCGAGGAGCTCGCCGACCTTGCGCTCACGCTCGGGGCGGATGTGCCGTTTTTCCTGCACGGGCGCGCCGCCATAGCGACCGGCATCGGGGAGGTGTTTCACTATCCGGCCGGGAAGCTGTACGCCCCGCCGCTTCTCGTCGTGAATCCGCAATTCCCGGTCAGCGCCAAATGGGCTTACATGAATCTTGATCCGGAACAAATCGGAGAAGACTCCTCCGGAAAGCTCAAGCGCCTCATCAATGCACTTCGCCGCAATGATCCGAAGGGGGTCGCCGACAATCTCCACAACGACCTCGCCGCCGCGCTCTACCGGAAATTCCCGCTGCTGGCGATCCTGCGTGATTTCCTGCTCGAAAACGGTGCGCTGAATGCCGAAATCACCGGCAGCGGCCCGTCGATTTTCGCCGTCTGCGCGTCCCCTGCCGAGCGTGACGAGCTCTGCCGCTCGCTGGCCGGAGCCTTCCGGGCGGTCACTATTTTCGTCAACTGA
- a CDS encoding ABC transporter substrate-binding protein — MKKWIGLLFAATVAVIFAGCAEVTPLPHPIVPEESGNTVKIGVLLPLTGANAEFGKRTLRGVELAASELNNGRGISSRRVELLVRDTKSNPSEARRQAEALFDAGIIGLVGPYSTNEALAIRPVVEGKLIPTVVPLATGDEVTEGTNMIYRTCFTDSQQGEAIAAYAWYWRKLLRLAILISDDEQASYSRNVARAAANAFTELGGEVVQMVEFQGDREEFAKKLRDLVAYNPQAILVPAEPDNAGVLVKYIRELGYRGLLLGPESWDEREFFSNCGADPGDCAFVGLYSEEYDLPEQLAFRDLFRRTYFVFPSTCEAQGYDALKMLAIGLGNVTSVQEFNRNMQHIRNVPGASALYTMKPHGGIDRTMFIKTIRPAAGPDEEPESRLSRSFNMKKIYQLKED; from the coding sequence ATGAAAAAATGGATCGGTTTGCTGTTCGCCGCGACGGTTGCGGTGATTTTTGCCGGATGCGCGGAGGTTACGCCGCTGCCGCATCCGATCGTGCCGGAGGAGTCCGGCAATACCGTGAAGATCGGTGTGCTTCTGCCGCTGACCGGCGCGAATGCCGAATTCGGCAAGCGGACGCTGCGGGGGGTCGAGCTGGCCGCGAGCGAGCTCAATAACGGGCGCGGTATTTCAAGCCGCCGGGTTGAGCTTCTCGTGCGCGACACGAAGAGCAACCCGTCCGAGGCACGCCGGCAGGCCGAGGCGCTTTTCGACGCGGGCATCATCGGGCTGGTCGGGCCGTACAGCACGAACGAAGCGCTGGCGATCAGGCCGGTGGTCGAGGGAAAGCTGATTCCGACCGTCGTCCCGCTCGCCACCGGCGATGAGGTGACGGAAGGAACGAATATGATTTACCGGACCTGTTTCACCGACAGCCAGCAGGGGGAGGCGATCGCCGCTTATGCCTGGTATTGGCGGAAGCTGCTGCGCCTCGCGATCCTGATCAGTGACGACGAGCAGGCGAGCTACTCCCGGAATGTGGCGCGCGCGGCGGCGAATGCGTTTACGGAGCTCGGCGGCGAGGTCGTGCAGATGGTCGAATTCCAGGGGGACCGCGAGGAGTTTGCGAAGAAGCTGCGCGATCTGGTCGCCTACAACCCGCAGGCGATTCTGGTTCCGGCGGAGCCGGACAACGCCGGGGTGCTGGTCAAGTATATCCGCGAACTCGGCTACCGCGGGCTGCTGCTCGGGCCGGAAAGCTGGGACGAACGGGAATTCTTCAGCAATTGCGGCGCCGACCCCGGCGACTGTGCGTTTGTCGGGCTCTATTCGGAGGAGTATGATCTCCCCGAGCAGCTCGCTTTCCGCGATTTGTTCCGGCGGACCTATTTCGTGTTCCCGTCCACCTGCGAGGCGCAGGGGTACGATGCGCTGAAGATGCTGGCGATCGGGCTCGGCAACGTGACGAGCGTGCAGGAGTTCAACCGGAACATGCAGCATATCCGCAACGTTCCGGGTGCGAGTGCGTTGTACACCATGAAGCCGCACGGCGGCATCGACCGGACGATGTTCATCAAAACCATCCGGCCCGCCGCCGGGCCGGACGAGGAGCCCGAGTCGCGGCTCAGCCGCAGCTTCAACATGAAGAAGATCTATCAGCTCAAGGAGGATTGA
- the ricT gene encoding PSP1 domain-containing protein, translating to MDRLLVIKLDNGSTLEAKAPAELEVKPHDTCVFRRDFYTDAGEVVREVAEPPESTNWAELPTVQHIADNRELAAANDNYMRSRGAMRTARELVGNLGLAMKLLNAHYSLDGKLVVIQFSADGRVDFRELVKELSRALCTRIELRQIGVRDETGIYGGIAVCGQRLCCCRFLKEFNSINVKMAKEQDLSLTPATISGACGRLKCCLKYEHEGYQELEREMPKRGNWCETPQGRGRVCDRNLLTQKVSIQLESGNIVHFHRSEVTIHVPEQRPRIVSERQQGRERRDGGSGNGRENRDSRPRGSGNGVQKGRGVRDNRPPREEARRPEESPRAEENAPREK from the coding sequence ATGGACCGGCTCCTCGTCATAAAACTGGATAACGGCAGCACGCTCGAAGCGAAGGCCCCGGCCGAGCTCGAGGTGAAGCCGCACGACACCTGCGTCTTCCGGCGCGACTTCTACACCGATGCGGGCGAGGTCGTCCGTGAAGTCGCCGAACCGCCCGAAAGCACGAACTGGGCTGAACTGCCGACCGTGCAGCATATTGCGGATAACCGTGAACTGGCCGCCGCAAATGACAATTACATGCGTTCGCGCGGCGCGATGCGCACGGCGCGCGAGCTGGTCGGCAACCTCGGGCTGGCCATGAAACTGCTGAATGCCCACTACTCGCTTGACGGCAAGCTGGTGGTCATCCAGTTCAGCGCAGACGGGCGGGTCGACTTCCGCGAACTGGTCAAGGAGCTGTCGCGCGCGCTCTGCACCCGGATCGAGCTGCGCCAGATCGGCGTGCGCGACGAGACCGGCATCTACGGCGGCATCGCGGTCTGCGGCCAGCGGCTCTGCTGCTGCCGTTTCCTGAAGGAGTTCAATTCGATCAACGTGAAAATGGCCAAGGAGCAGGATCTTTCGCTGACTCCTGCGACGATTTCGGGTGCCTGCGGCCGGCTGAAGTGTTGTCTGAAGTACGAGCACGAGGGGTATCAGGAGCTCGAGCGCGAGATGCCGAAGCGCGGCAACTGGTGCGAGACGCCGCAGGGGCGCGGGCGGGTCTGCGACCGCAATCTGCTGACTCAGAAGGTTTCGATTCAGCTGGAGTCCGGCAACATCGTGCATTTTCACCGTTCCGAGGTGACGATCCATGTTCCCGAGCAGCGGCCGCGCATCGTCAGCGAGCGGCAGCAGGGGCGCGAACGGCGGGACGGCGGCAGCGGCAATGGACGCGAAAATCGGGACAGCCGTCCGCGCGGCAGCGGGAACGGCGTCCAGAAGGGTCGCGGAGTCCGCGACAACCGGCCGCCGCGCGAGGAAGCCCGCCGTCCGGAGGAGTCTCCCCGCGCCGAAGAGAACGCGCCGCGGGAGAAGTAA